The Desulfobulbaceae bacterium DB1 genome contains a region encoding:
- a CDS encoding cell division protein FtsH, whose protein sequence is MNQENRFTMLYVMLALFGVMILHDLWVGFTQIETIPYSRFLELLDEDRIAELYVTDKSLSGTIRDPQGDEKQQFVTVRVDEKLADRIAGKNIKMTGVVQSTFLHDLLSWVVPALIFVGIWVLAMRYFAKKGGMGGSFMTVGKSKAKVYVETDTKKSFQDVAGADEAKDELIEVVNFLKNPETYGRLGARMPKGILLVGPPGTGKTLLAKAVAGEAAVPFFSISGSEFVEMFVGVGAARVRDLFEQARTKAPCIVFIDELDALGRTRAGAQFSGGHDEKEQTLNQLLVEMDGFDSSTGIVLLAATNRPEVLDPALLRAGRFDRQVLVDRPDKIGRVAILKVHLKNIKNIDQNLDLDAIAAMSTGFSGADLENLVNEAALVATRRNGQQVTTADFNEAIERIVAGLERRNRVLNEKERRVVAYHEMGHAIVGAGLRMSEKLHKVSIIPRGIGALGYTIQRPTEDRFLMTRDELENKITVLFGGRAAEEIVFSHLSTGAADDISRATNIARSMVVKYGMNEKLGFVDLDEGSNDSFLGGRVPALSRTVSEETAREIDVAVREIIADCYDRASKILQNNREILETSATTLLEKETLDEHNLASLLENLQTSPHPATS, encoded by the coding sequence TTCACCATGTTATATGTCATGCTGGCACTCTTCGGCGTGATGATCCTGCATGATCTGTGGGTGGGGTTTACCCAGATCGAAACCATTCCATACAGCAGGTTTCTCGAGCTTCTTGACGAGGACAGAATCGCGGAACTCTATGTCACGGACAAATCCTTGTCCGGCACCATCCGCGACCCCCAGGGAGACGAAAAACAACAGTTTGTCACCGTGCGGGTTGACGAAAAACTGGCTGATCGCATTGCCGGAAAAAACATCAAGATGACCGGCGTGGTGCAAAGCACCTTTTTGCATGATCTGCTGTCATGGGTGGTGCCCGCCCTGATTTTCGTCGGTATCTGGGTGCTGGCCATGCGCTATTTTGCCAAAAAAGGCGGCATGGGAGGCTCCTTCATGACCGTAGGCAAAAGCAAGGCCAAGGTTTACGTTGAAACGGACACCAAAAAATCCTTTCAGGATGTGGCCGGGGCCGACGAGGCCAAGGACGAACTGATCGAAGTGGTTAATTTTCTTAAAAATCCCGAAACCTATGGGCGCTTGGGGGCACGCATGCCCAAGGGGATCCTGCTGGTCGGTCCTCCCGGCACCGGCAAGACCCTGTTGGCCAAGGCGGTGGCGGGAGAGGCGGCAGTCCCCTTTTTTTCCATCAGCGGGTCGGAATTTGTCGAGATGTTTGTCGGTGTCGGCGCGGCCCGGGTGCGTGACCTTTTTGAACAGGCCCGCACCAAGGCACCCTGCATCGTCTTTATTGATGAGCTTGACGCACTCGGCAGAACGCGAGCCGGGGCGCAGTTCTCCGGCGGCCATGACGAAAAGGAACAAACCCTCAACCAGCTGCTGGTGGAAATGGACGGTTTTGACTCCTCCACCGGCATTGTGCTGCTCGCCGCCACCAACCGGCCGGAGGTGCTTGATCCGGCCCTGCTCCGCGCCGGCAGATTCGACCGCCAGGTGCTGGTTGACCGGCCGGACAAGATCGGACGTGTCGCCATTCTCAAGGTTCACTTGAAAAACATCAAAAATATCGACCAGAATCTTGACCTTGACGCCATCGCCGCCATGAGCACGGGCTTCAGCGGCGCCGACCTGGAAAACCTGGTCAACGAGGCTGCCCTGGTCGCAACCAGGAGAAATGGTCAGCAGGTGACGACCGCGGATTTCAACGAGGCGATCGAGCGCATTGTCGCCGGACTGGAACGACGCAACCGGGTGCTGAACGAAAAGGAACGAAGGGTGGTGGCCTACCACGAAATGGGCCACGCCATTGTCGGGGCCGGGCTGCGCATGTCGGAGAAACTGCACAAGGTGTCCATCATTCCTCGCGGCATCGGCGCCCTCGGTTATACCATCCAGCGCCCCACCGAAGACCGTTTCCTCATGACCCGCGATGAACTGGAAAACAAAATCACCGTCCTTTTCGGCGGCCGGGCGGCGGAAGAAATCGTTTTTTCCCATCTGTCCACCGGCGCGGCCGATGATATCAGCCGCGCCACCAATATCGCCCGCAGCATGGTGGTCAAATACGGCATGAACGAAAAACTGGGCTTTGTCGATCTCGACGAAGGCAGCAACGATAGCTTTCTCGGCGGCCGCGTTCCCGCCCTTTCCCGCACCGTCAGCGAAGAAACGGCCCGGGAAATTGATGTGGCGGTGCGGGAAATCATTGCCGACTGCTATGACCGAGCAAGCAAAATTCTGCAAAACAACAGGGAAATCCTGGAAACAAGCGCCACGACCCTGCTTGAAAAAGAGACCCTTGATGAGCACAATCTTGCGTCTTTGCTCGAAAATTTACAGACATCGCCCCATCCGGCCACCAGCTAA